From Stigmatopora argus isolate UIUO_Sarg chromosome 14, RoL_Sarg_1.0, whole genome shotgun sequence, the proteins below share one genomic window:
- the LOC144088446 gene encoding inactive phospholipase C-like protein 2: protein MAGLHASSDPSGHFVDLSRPTQASGGSGGCGVISPGGGVTGPGHGSSSSSSSRPFLEVSAGAARGYGSEAVYSNGRYREQSSPTGGGVRSREPSAERSQGGANTPCGIMKDGSKQRQVRKKTVSFSSMPSDRKIHSTAACMAFMMEGCEMKKVRSNSRMYNRYFLLDPDMHWLRWEPSKKDSEKAKLEIKSIKEVRLGKKTPVLRSNGLSDQFPDECAFSIIYGDNYESLDLVATTADVVSTWVMGLRYLVSYGRHTVDVVEPIQPSVRTSWISSVFELADIEKEGHIDLFRATQIIKGLNPGMKEAMIELQFKELQKAKDQYGEAINMDTFVEAYCELCTRPEIFFLLMQFSSNKEYLDCKDLMLFVEVEQGVEGVTEDMCRDMVLKYEPSAQGREGVYLSIDGFTHYLLSSECHIFDPQHKRVCQDMNQPLSHYYINSSHNASLLEDHFWGSSDISSYIRVLRMGCRSIEVIVWDGPDNEPVVYVGSSVASQLAFSKVLDIINQYAFEGSEYPLILCLVAHCSILQQRVMAQHMKKILGDKLYVDTPNKEENYLPSPEKLKGKILIKGKRLEPNCTELEGDVTEEEEGLEMSRRVGVDDRDHLNGLGCKILRLCKELSELVSLCKSIQFRDFDASKREQKYWEMCSFNEVDANRFANEFPEEFVCYNKRFLSRVYPTPMRIDASNMNPQDFWKCGCQIVAMNYQTPGLMMDLNLGWFRQNGNCGYVLRPAIMREEVSYFSANARDSLPGVSAQLLHIKVISGQNLPKPRGSAAKGDVVEPYIYVEIHGIPADCAEQRTKTVSQNGDDPIFDESFEFQINLPELAVLRFVVLDDDYIGDEFIGQYTIPFECLQPGYRHVPLQSLTGEFLPNTTLFVHVAITNRRGGGKAHKRGISVRKGRKTREYTNTKTTGIKVVDELFRASTQPLREATDLRENVQNATVSFKELCGLTPAANMKQCILTVSTWLMNSERSLRVTVDLSETYPAMEAEGPVPELLRKVLNAYDMMIQTSRTLIESADAVYARLVQAQRAGLDFHEDLHRIGAKEGLKGRKLQKAMESYAWNITVLKGQADLLKHAKSEAVDTLRQIHYAAQSCGLSKNGASSPQPHCHAHPPQPSLPSPSLPSPSQAQARTVSPCPLPLLQSHPKPPAYTPPPALPPHLHFQPHRASAPLDSITEKEGLNEDPAGTC from the exons gatGGATCCAAGCAGAGGCAGGTGAGGAAAAAGACGGTGTCCTTCAGCTCCATGCCAAGTGACCGCAAGATCCACAGCACAGCTGCCTGCATGGCTTTCATGATGGAGGGCTGCGAGATGAAGAAGGTGCGCTCCAACTCTCGCATGTACAACCGATACTTCCTGCTGGATCCGGACATGCACTGGCTTCGCTGGGAGCCCTCCAAGAAGGACTCGGAAAAGGCCAAACTGGAGATCAAGAGCATCAAGGAGGTCCGATTGGGGAAAAAGACCCCCGTCCTTCGCAGCAACGGTCTGTCCGATCAATTCCCAGACGAATGCGCCTTCTCCATCATCTACGGGGACAACTACGAGTCGTTGGATTTAGTGGCCACCACGGCGGACGTGGTCAGCACGTGGGTGATGGGCCTGAGGTACCTGGTTTCGTACGGCCGACACACGGTGGACGTGGTGGAACCCATCCAACCCAGCGTGCGGACGTCTTGGATCAGCTCGGTCTTTGAGCTGGCAGACATCGAGAAAGAAGGACACATTGACCTCTTCCGGGCCACTCAAATCATCAAGGGGCTCAACCCCGGCATGAAAGAGGCCATGATCGAACTTCAGTTCAAAGAACTGCAGAAAGCCAAGGACCAATACGGCGAGGCCATCAACATGGACACCTTCGTGGAGGCCTACTGCGAGCTCTGCACACGGCCGGAGATCTTCTTCCTGCTCATGCAATTCTCCAGCAACAAGGAGTACTTGGACTGTAAGGACCTGATGCTCTTTGTGGAGGTGGAGCAGGGCGTCGAAGGCGTGACGGAGGACATGTGCAGGGACATGGTTCTGAAGTACGAGCCGTCGGCTCAAGGCCGGGAAGGCGTTTACCTCTCCATCGATGGCTTCACGCACTACCTCCTCTCCTCGGAATGCCACATCTTTGACCCGCAGCACAAACGGGTGTGCCAGGACATGAACCAGCCCTTGTCCCACTACTACATCAACTCGTCCCACAACGCCTCCCTCCTGGAGGACCACTTCTGGGGTTCCTCCGACATCAGTAGTTACATCCGCGTGCTGAGGATGGGTTGCCGCAGCATCGAGGTCATCGTCTGGGACGGCCCCGACAACGAACCGGTGGTCTACGTGGGGAGTTCCGTGGCCTCGCAGCTGGCCTTCTCCAAGGTCTTGGACATCATTAACCAATATGCCTTCGAGGGCTCGGAGTACCCACTGATTCTCTGTCTGGTGGCTCATTGCTCCATCCTCCAGCAGAGGGTCATGGCCCAACACATGAAGAAGATTCTTGGGGACAAACTCTATGTGGACACCCCCAACAAGGAGGAAAACTACCTCCCCTCGCCTGAGAAACTCAAAGGTAAGATCCTGATCAAGGGGAAGCGGCTAGAACCCAACTGCACTGAGCTGGAGGGGGACGTCACAGAGGAGGAAGAAGGTCTGGAGATGTCCAGGAGGGTCGGAGTCGACGATAGAGACCATCTTAACGGCTTGGGCTGCAAAATACTCCGTTTGTGCAAGGAACTGTCTGAACTCGTGTCATTGTGTAAATCGATCCAGTTCAGGGACTTTGACGCCTCTAAAAGGGAGCAAAAATATTGGGAGATGTGCTCCTTTAACGAGGTGGACGCCAACAGGTTCGCCAACGAGTTCCCGGAGGAATTTGTCTGCTACAACAAGCGTTTTCTCTCCAGGGTGTACCCCACGCCCATGAGGATTGACGCCAGTAACATGAATCCTCAAGACTTCTGGAAATGCGGCTGTCAAATCGTGGCCATGAACTACCAGACCCCCGGCCTGATGATGGACCTCAACCTGGGCTGGTTCCGACAAAACGGAAACTGCGGCTACGTCTTGCGGCCGGCCATCATGAGGGAAGAGGTGTCCTACTTCAGCGCCAACGCTCGCGACTCGCTGCCGGGGGTTTCCGCCCAGCTCCTTCACATCAAGGTGATCAGCGGGCAAAACCTACCCAAGCCCCGGGGGTCCGCGGCCAAGGGCGACGTGGTGGAACCTTACATTTACGTGGAGATCCACGGCATCCCGGCCGATTGCGCCGAGCAGAGGACCAAGACCGTGTCCCAGAACGGCGACGATCCCATCTTCGACGAGAGTTTCGAATTCCAGATCAACTTGCCCGAATTGGCGGTCCTGCGCTTTGTGGTGCTGGACGACGACTACATCGGAGACGAGTTCATCGGACAGTACACCATCCCGTTCGAGTGCCTGCAGCCGGGATACCGCCACGTCCCCCTGCAGTCTCTGACGGGGGAGTTCTTACCCAACACCACCTTGTTTGTCCACGTGGCCATCACCAACAGGCGAGGGGGAGGGAAAGCCCACAAGAGAGGTATTTCTGTCAGGAAGGGTCGGAAGACCCGCGAATACACCAACACCAAGACGACGGGGATCAAAGTCGTGGATGAACTTTTCCGGGCATCAACTCAACCCCTGAGGGAGGCCACGGACCTCCGAGAAAACGTTCAG AATGCCACGGTGTCTTTCAAGGAGCTCTGCGGGCTGACGCCGGCCGCCAACATGAAGCAGTGCATCCTGACCGTGTCCACCTGGCTGATGAACAGCGAGCGTTCGCTCAGGGTGACGGTGGACCTGAGCGAGACGTACCCGGCCATGGAGGCTGAAGGGCCGGTGCCCGAGTTGCTGCGCAAAGTGCTCAACGCCTACGACATG ATGATCCAGACCAGCAGAACGCTGATTGAGTCGGCCGACGCGGTCTACGCCAGGCTTGTGCAAGCACAGCGTGCAG GTCTGGACTTCCACGAGGACCTCCATCGCATCGGCGCAAAGGAAGGCTTAAAGGGACGCAAACTTCAAAAAGCCATGGAGAGCTACGCCTGGAACATCACCGTGCTCAAG GGCCAAGCGGATCTGTTGAAGCACGCCAAAAGCGAAGCCGTGGACACCCTACGCCAGATCCACTACGCGGCTCAGTCGTGCGGCCTGAGCAAGAACGGCGCGTCGTCCCCTCAGCCTCATTGCCACGCCCACCCGCCGCAACCCTCGCTGCCGTCGCCCTCGCTGCCGTCGCCCTCGCAAGCCCAAGCCCGGACCGTCTCTCCTTGTCCGCTCCCGCTGCTTCAAAGTCATCCCAAACCGCCCGCTTACACGCCCCCGCCGGCCCTGCCGCCGCACCTCCACTTCCAGCCGCACAGGGCGTCCGCGCCCCTGGACTCCATTACGGAGAAGGAGGGGCTTAACGAGGATCCGGCGGGAACCTGCTGA